From the Exiguobacterium marinum DSM 16307 genome, the window CGATAAGTAAAGAAACCATCCGACAAAAAATAAAAAGAGCGGGGTGAAGCAGACAATCGCTACCCACGCCACTCTTTTTTTACTCTGTTGTAGAGAATTCATCAATCAATCACCTTGACATTCTTCTCATTGAATTTCATTCCGAGTTTCTCGGCAATCGCGTAAATTCTTTCTGGCGAGCTTAATTGGGCGATTTCATACTTTAGTTCTTCATTTTCTTTTGCAACCCCGTCGACCTGCTGATTAACGGCTGCTGTATCACGCATAATGTTATATGCTTCGTTGTGTTTCGACACCGTGATGCCACCGAACATGACCACTGAACCAATCATTACTGGATACAGGATCGATTCAAACAAGGTCAACGTGCGTCGTTTTGGAACAGGTATTGGTCGTTCTTGCGGAATCGGATTTCGATTCGGTGTAACTTGAGGCTGCAACGCCTTACGGGCAGCTTCTGGCATCAGGTATCCCTCCTACTAGCTAAATTATTTTTGTTTTTCGGCCACTCTCAGTTTAGCTGAGCGTGCACGACGATTATCTTCGAGTTCTCCTTCACTCGCCACGATCGGTTTACGCGTGATGAGTTTGAGCTCGGGTTCAAATTCTTCCGGAATGACCGGCAACCCTGGTGGTAAAGGTGGATATTGGCTCCGTTCTTTAAACACTTGCTTACAAATTCGGTCTTCTAATGAGTGGAACGTAATGACACAGATCCGTCCGTTCACTGCGAGTAAATCGATTGCATCTTGAACGGCACGGTCGAATACGTTCAATTCGTCATTGACGGCAATTCGAATGGCTTGGAACGTCCGCTTCGCCGGATGACCGCCCTTGCGTCGTGCTGGTGCAGGAATCGCTTCTTTAATCAAGTCGACAAGCTCGAACGTCGTCTCAATCGGTTTATCAGCACGAGCTTGCTCAATTTTTCGTGCGATTTGTTTTGAAAACTTTTCCTCCCCGTATGTAAAGAAAATACGAGCAAGTTCCCCAAACGACCATTCATTCACAACATGATAGGCTGAAAACTCCCGTGACCGGTCCATTCTCATATCGAGTGGTGCGTCATAATTGTAACTGAATCCACGTTCTGCCTCATCTAGCTGTGGCGAGGAAACGCCTAGGTCGAATAGTACACCGTCCACTTTCATGACACCATGTTGCTGAAGTTCTTCTTTCAAGTGAACGAAGTTGCTCTTTATAAACGTCACACGGCCTTCATAAGGAGCCAATCGCTCTTTCGCATGTGCGAGTGCGACGTCATCTTGGTCGAATGCATATAGTTGACCCGTCGTTAGACGCTTTGCGATTTCTTCACTATGACCCGCTCCACCTAACGTACAATCCACATATACCCCATCTGGTTTGATGTTCAATCCCTCGATGGACTCCATTTTTAAAACCGTTTCATGCTCAAACATTCAAAAAACCCTCTCAACCTACATATTTCAACTGTATTATTACACTTACTTTATCATAAAAATGTCAAGGTCCGTACAGGTTTTTAGCGAAAAGAGGAAACAAAAAGGTAACAACAAAAAAAACTCCTGACAAATGTCAAGAGCCCTTATGAAAATGTTATACAAGGAATAAACAACGCTCCGCTTCTGAGTCTTCATAAACTAGTTTCAACCGATGAAAAACGTCTAGACCGTGACGGTTTAAAATCGGAACCATCGATAAAATACGCTCTTGAGGAGCATCCATCGGGAACAGTCGAGTCGAAAGATGAATCCGCCGGGCGTTCAATCGATATTGATTCCGTTTCGCTTCAGCACGCATCTCATCTGCCAACTGCTCGAGAACATGTTTCGACTTCGATTCGAATCGTCTTCCGTGCTTACTTGCTTCCTGACTGACCGCTTCCGTGAGCGTCCGAAATGCATACAACTTCGCTTCGAACGATTCATCATCAAATGGATAGTCCGGTAGTGGCTGTTTCATATATTCCTCTAAGGTCACGCTTTCTTGTCGTAATTTTTTTTCATCATTTCTCGACACGATCACGCCACCAAGACGTGGGAGGAGAAGCGGCATCTTCCATCCGAGTTCATGGAATAACGGACGTAGTTGCAACCAGTAAGCGATTTCGCCGGGACCACCGACGTACCCAAGTGTCGGAAACAAATATTCTTGCATGAGCGGGCGTGAGACCACATTGTTTGAAAAACGTTCCGGGTGCGCTTCTATTTCACTGAGCAACTCTGTCTCCGTGAATCGATGTCCACGTTTGGTCGTATACACCCCATCAATTTTTGTGAGCAACTCACGCGTGCCGTCATGATAAAACAGATGTGCCGCCTCTTTATTTAATTCTACTGACGGCATTCCTTCTTCATAGGAATGGGCGAGCGTATGCTGGAGCGCGTCTTGATGTTCGATGAGACGTCGGAACATCGGACGTTCGAGTGCACGGACGTCTTGAGTATGTGGATCAAATAACAAAAAATCAGTTCCTACGAATCGACGCATCATCCTACCAAAAAACTGAGCGAAAGAATGGCTCATTTGAATAAGGTCGATTAACTCATTGTACAAATCAGAGGTATACGGGGTCTCCGTCTCGTTCAATAGTAACTGCTGCGCCATTTGAACAAGCTCGAGTTTTAGACGATCGAACTCCAGTTCCCCTACGGAAGCTTTTCCTGCTAGCGGAATTGTGGACAAAGCATCTTTCTTTAAAGTTCTCGAAAACGTCTGGGTCGTGAAAACATGATTGATTTCAGCGAAGTCATGGTCCTCCGTCGCCATCCAAAAAATCGGAAGGACCGGCTTTCCTAGTTTTTTCTCTGCCTGCTTCGCCCGTTTGATGACTGCCAACAGTTTGTACACAGCAAACAAAGGTCCACCGAATACGCCAACCTGCTGTCCCGTCACCATGACGTATGCTTCTCGCTGTTCGAGTAGATCAAGGTTCGCTACTAGTCGATCCGATAGTTCCCCAAACTGCCGTTGCTGCTGTTTTAAAATATGGACAATCTCATGCAAATGTTCATAGGAGCGTCCCGTAATCTCCTGCGCACGTTTCTCGACCTCATCCATGCCTCGATAATCGAGCCAACGCCCGTACCCATGCTCCACTTGAATCATCGGAGATGTGGGTGTATATAGGGCATCAAATGCTTCTACTTTCACGAATAACAACTTCCTTTCAATCAATCAACGAATCATTTCTCGAGCCACACCGATTGCGAATAAAATCGCATGTGTCGGCACAAGGAGCAAAAAGAGCAAACGCCAGCCGTGGACAAACATCTTTGTAAACAATACTTCCTCGTATCGAATCCGTTGCCAGATTGCATTGATTGGAAAAATGGCACAACAAATAGCAAGGAATAAAAGAAACACTTCCGTCCCGACGATAGCCTCGAGTAAAACGCCACATGCATAAAACCATAGGAGAACTCCAGTATCACAGGCGAGTTTAAATGAGTTGATTGATTTCGGCATAATTTTTCTAAGTATCATATACACCATAAACCATAAGATGAGTGGAAATGAAACGATATACACTAACACGATGCGCTCGCTCCTATAATCAATTTATGTAGCAGTGGAATGACGGTGAGTGAATTCTGCGTCAGAGCGGCTTTTTCAATCACCGGCTTTAAAATTGCATCCACTTCTGTTGGCCTACCTTCTTCAATGTCTCGAAGCATCGAGGAACGGTTCTCCGCGGTGCTTGCGATGATTGACTCAATGTATGTGTATGGGACTTGTTGCGGAAACAACGGCGTCAACTCACGATAAATTGACTGCGCAATCTCACGATATGGAGAGTTAACGAGTGCTCCATTCGGGACACGACATAATGCTGTGATGGGATTGATGATGGCATTGGCGAATAGCTTTTCGATGACGACTTGTTCGATATCCTCTTCCCACACAAGCTGGAGCGGACTCTCTTTAATCTGAATCGGGGGAAGACCTGTCGAACTTCCGATTCGAATACGTCCGAGTCCTCGGTGTTCTATCCCGCCCCTTGATTTCGTCACACCGTGTTCGACGATTCCCAAATGAAAGCCTCGGCGTTTCGCATAGTCAAGATGTGCGATCCCATTTGAACAAATGAAGACCGGCACTTTTCCTGTCAGTCGCTCCGTAGCTCCCTCTACTTGATGGGCTTTTGTCGTGACAAAGAAGATGTCCTCGTCGGTCTCTTGTAACGTCTCGCTAGACTTGAGAGATACATGCGCTGATCCATTCGTCATACCTGTCCTCGTAATGGATAGCCGCTCGTCGGGTGATGATATGTTTCGTCCATAGACTGTCACCTCATAATCATCAGCAAGTAAGGATGCCATCAATAGTCCGACCGCTCCGTTTCCGATTATCCCGATACGTTTGATGGAGTTCATAGTTGCCCTCCTCCTATAAAAACTATTTTCGCACAAAAAGTTTACCACATCTTTTCGCTATGACCCAAAAATCGCAAACAAAAAAGAAGCGACCTGAAATCAGATCGCTTCTTCTCGCATTATTTGCTTGTTACTTCTTTACCGTTGTAATGTCCGCAAGATTTGCAAACACGGTGTGAAAGTTTCATTTCCCCACAGTTCGGGCACTCGTTCATACCAGGTACGTTGAGTTTGAAGTGAGTACGACGAAGACGTTTGCGAGTTTTCGACGTTCTACGGAATGGTACTGCCATCGTTGTCCACCTCCTTGAAAAGTTAACCTTCCTCGTTCTCTTTTTTCGAGAACAGGTCAGCCAGTCCCGCGAAGCGCGGGTCAATTTTTGGTTGGGTTTCGGGCTGATCGTCAGTGAGCGTCCAGCCTTCTCCTTCAACCTGAGTTTTGTCTGTTTCGTTCCCGTAAACTTGCATCGGGACGTCTAACATGATGAGCTCTTTTACAATCGGTACAAGACTGATCGTATTTCCTTCTGGCAAATTCACGTCATCGAATTGCTCCGTATAACGCCCATTCTCCAAAAAGAAAGGCTCGAGCGATTCAATATCGAATTCATAAGTGACATCTTCTAACGTTCGCGCATCTGGCAACGTCAGGTCACCTTGAATCTTCAGATTGAATGTAACTTGATTAGATGTGAACGATGCATCCCCGTGCACATGCACCGGGCGAATCGAACGGATATCCGGATGGAGCTGAGTCAGCTCTGGTAGTTCTACCATCTCATCGATTGTAAAACCGTCACCCTGGTTTCGGAGCTTAAGTAGCTGTGCAATAGACCATTTCATCCGAATCACCTCAATTGCAACAATATGAATTATAGATAGGCCAACTTGTTTTGTCAATGTTTTTTCTTTACACTAAAATCAGTTGACGACGGCGCTTTGCCAAAGCGTACTTACTCATCTTACACCAATCCATACGACAATGCAAAGGAGTAAATCATGCAAAAGACGGCCATTATTGCAGAGTACAACCCATTTCACAACGGTCACTATTACCAAGCGCAAACTGCACGTCAAGAAACAGGGGCTGATATCATGATTGCCATCATGAGTGCACAGTTCACTCAACGAGGAGAACCAGCCTCGTTCGATAAGTGGAAACGGGCAAAAGCGGCCGTCGAGAGCGGTGCCATCGACCTTGTCATCGAACTGCCGACCCAATATGGTGTGCAGCGCGCCGACCGTTTCGCCACAGCCGCTGTCTCAATCGCAGAACAACTCGGTTGCCAAACCTTATCGTTTGGGAGCGAGAGCGGGGATGTCGATGCTATTCTTCATGCAGCACGAGCAGACGTCGAAGAGATGCCGATATATAAAAAGGAACTCCGTCAAGCGCTACAAGCAGGTCATTCATCTGCACAAGCTTCGAGTCATGCGTTTCAGACCGTCTATCCTACATTTGATTTGACTCGCCCTAACAATATTTTGGCCTATCATTACGCCAAAGCGGCGAAGACGATTCAGTTGCACACGGTCAAACGACTAGGTGCGGATTATCACGATCCTTCATTGGCGGACGTCATGTCAGCGACAGGCATTCGGGCACATTACTTGGACTCTGGAGAAGTTCGTGCCGTGCCAAAAGCGACAGAAGCGATGTTTCGGACGCAATCGATGACCCATTGGGAATTGTATTGGCCAGTCTTGCAATATAAACTTCGAACACTTCCACTCACCACGCTAACTGAACTCGTAGGGATTGATGCATCTCTCGCACCGCGACTTATACGTGCAGGATTAGAGACGTCTTTCGACCAGGCCCTTACTGCCGTCTCGACCCGTCGTTACACGCGTACCGCGATTCAACGGGCGTTTGTGTCAGTTCTGCTTCATTGGTTAAAAGAGGAAGTCCCGACACTTTTTGACGATGTCCCATACGTGAGACCGCTCGCATTTAATGAAATTGGGCGACTTGCGCTACGAGATGTGAAACAAGACCTTCCAATCGTCAGTAAGTTCGATGCACGTCTCGACTTCGAAGCCCGTGTAACCGAAGCGTATCGACTCCCTCTTCAAAACGATGAGTTGATTGAACATCGCCAACGCCCTCAGTTCATTTTTTCTAAATAACGAATCGCATCTTCGGCCGTCTTCACAGGGACAACTTCGATGTCACTGTCGAGACGGTCTCGCGATTCAAGCGCTTCTTCATAGTTCGAACCAGATGGGACAAAAAAGACTTCCGCGCCTTCTTCATCGGCCGCGACGATCTTCTGCCACGCGCCCCCAATCGGTCCGACATTTCCTTCCTCATCGACCGTTCCCGTTCCGGCAATCCGTTTGCCATTCGCCAAATCACCCGGCGTCAATTGATCATAAATTTCAAGCGTGAACATCAATCCTGCGGAGGGTCCTCCGACATTCGTCAAGGACACATTCACTTCAGGGTTGGCTGTGATTTCCTGCACGGGAAGGGGCTCGTATATCCCGATTCCGACCCGATCGCCGCTCTGGTCAATCGGTTGAATGAGCGTTTTGACGATGCGCTCTTCCCCGTCTCTCTCAATCGTCAATCTCACTTCATCACCTGCATCAAATTCCATCACCCGCTTTAAAAAGTCTCCGCGTGTTGCAAAAGACATCCCGTCAATTGCGGTGATAACATCTCCGGGCTTTAATATATTGGCAGCGAGCGACCCTGGAATCGGTGCGGACACATAGATTCCATCAAAGTCGACTGTCACTTCCTTGCCAGCGAGTTTATAGGCATATTGAATCGCTGCTTGTTGCGACGAATCCATTAATAATTTCTGACGACGGTCGTAATCTGCTTCGCTTTCACCGTCATATAAATAGCGACTAGATAAATTTGCTTCCGTGAACGGTGTGATCCAACTTTCTACTAACCAAAAAGGTGTCGCGCGTCGTTGGGAGATCGTCACCATCATCAGTTCCCCTTCATCCTTTACGCCGCCTTGGACAGTCAGGAACTCTTCAATCGAGGTCGCTGCTCCAGGTGAGGAGATGTAGTAAGGGAGCGGGACGAAAAGAAAGAGCAGCACTGTAACAAGTAGACCGAGACCAATTTTTAACGATTTCATTGTCCCGAGCTCACTTGATATTTTTTCCGTAACGCCACTTCGACTTGCTCCGGTACGAGCTCACTGACCGACGCACCGTATTTCGCCACTTCTTTGACGATGGACGAGCTGAGGAACGAATATTGACTATTCGTCATCATGAATAACGTCTCTACGTTCTCATTCAACTTTTTGTTGATTGATGCGATTTGAAGCTCGTATTCAAAATCCGATACCGCACGAAGCCCACGGACAATCGTCGCCGCTTCCCGCTCTGCAGCATACTCGACAAGTAATCCACCGAACGCATCGGCCGACACGTTTGGAAGATGTGTCGTCACATCTCGTATAAGTCCTAATCGTTCTTCCACATCAAACAGTGGGGCCTTGCTTGAATTCTCAAGGACGGCGACAATGACCTCGTCAAAAATGGCCGCCGCTCGTTCAATTATATCTAGATGTCCGTTCGTGATGGGGTCAAAGCTGCCCGGACAAATCGCAATTCGTTTCATTCGTTTCACTCCTCAATCGATGCATACTCATAAAAACTGATGGTGATCACATCTGAGTATCGCTGTTCTTTAATTCGTTCAAATCGTCCCACTCGCTCCGGTAACGTCACGTCACTACCGTGTTCACAGACGATTACGCCGATATCGATCAACATGTCAGACTCATCGATTAGTTGTAAGAACGCAACGTGTTCTTCCGCATGATAGGGAGGGTCCATAAAGATGAGTTTGAAAGATTCCTGTTTCAGTTTGAGCTGCTCGAGCACAGCTTTGGCATCTTGACGATATACCTTCCCTTTCTCTTCATAATGGGTCGTCTGTAAATTCTCTTGAATCGTTTGGACGGCTTTCGGTTGACGGTCGACGAAAATGGCTTCGTCACAACCTCTCGATAATGCCTCGATTCCTAGTCCTCCGCTACCCGCGTAAAGGTCTAGCGCTTTCCCCCCGGAAAAATAAGGTCCGATGATGTTAAATAATGACTCTTTCACTTTGTCCGTCGTCGGCCGCGTAGCCGTGCCCGGGACCGCCTTCAATCGGGTCCCTTTTCGTTCTCCAGATATGACACGCATGTCTTTCCCTCCAGCAGAAAAGATGAAGGTGACGCCACCTTCATCTTTTTGATTATTTCAATTTTGTCTCGTACGTTTCTGAAACGAACGGACGCTCACTCCGAACGACCGCTTCCACGAATGGCAGAGCCTTCACTTGTTCGATTACGGTTTCATAACCTTCGAGGTCCGTGTAAAGAAAAGCATACTTCTCTCGTTTCGAGACAAAGTACAGGTTTGCATAACGTCTGAGTGCCTTCAATTGTTTCAAGGAATTCACATATACGACGATACCAATCCGTTCATTCAACTTAGACGGCGCATCCACAACTTCCGCCTCCTCCGCAACTGCCCCCTCCGGAACATCCACCTTCGTCAAAGAATGGGTTGCCGGTCGGGACTTTGATTTTAGGAGAGACTGAATGAGCCAATAGTTCACTCACTTCCCCTAACAACTTATCCAAGTTTCGTTCCGCTTTTTTGAACGCCGCAATTTCCGGCTGAACGTCGAGACGACGTTTGATGAGATGCATCTCTTTTTTTATGCGGTCATGATCCGGATGATGTTTCCCGAAACGTTGGACATATTCGTAATCTTCTTTCATCTTTAAAAACTCGCGCTCGATTTCCTTGGCTTCCTGCGATGTGCGCCGTGCCGCTTTCGTTTGAATATATGTTTGAAACGATTCGCTTGCTTCAATCAAATCGGTCAATTCTTCTGTTTGATCGAGCAGGGCAATCGTCTGTTCAGTGATTATCATACCCCTCACCCTTTCTGCCATGATTTTACCACAATTGTTTCCCTATGTAAGCAATCCACACTATAATTGAATGTGACCGCAAGGCGTTCAATGTAGAAAGGAAGTGAAGAGACGCACCATGTGCGTCTGTATATGAAAAAAGTTTCTTTTAATATGATTCGATCAGCCGGCATCAAGACGGATTATGCGAAACCCGAATATTATTTCGACCAACTCGACAAGGTACGCGCTGCCGACCTCGTCTTGTTCCCCGAGTATTGGATGGTCAATTCCATCATCTATGGGATGAACAAAGCCATTTTCCCGTCTCCTGCGACATATCACCTCGGTCACGACAAAATCGAGATGACGCGTGCATTTAAAGCGACGTATCCTCATCGCATTCCGAAGACGTTGATTTACGGAAAAAACCCATACACAATTGAACGCGTCTTGGAAGAGTTCCACTATCCGTTCGTCGCCAAAAAAGCCAAGTCCTCGATGGGTCAAGGCGTATGGTTGATTAAAAACGACCAGGACTGGTTAGAATACGTCGAGAAACATGATACGTTCTACGTACAAGAGTTTATTCCGAATGATCGTGACTTACGCGTTATCGTGATTGGAGAAGAAGTCGTCGGTGCCTACTGGCGTGTCAGTGAGGCCTTTTTAAACAACGTCGCCCAAGGAGCCAACTTTTCGTACGAAGACATCCCGGAAGACGTCGTCAAAGAAGTTCAAACGATTGCGAATACGTTATCCATCAATCACGCGGCGTTTGACGTCATCGTGACGGAAGACGGATTTTATATTTTGGAGTTCAACGTCTTTTTCGGTTCAGAAGGACTGCTTCCGCTCGGTGTAAAACTTCCCCAAAAAATCGAGGAATACTTAAATACACTTGGTTGATTAATCGTTCATCTTTTTTTCACAATTTGAACACACGTTATTCCAAGAACGTTTTTGAATATGGTATGATGACATATGAGGTTTATTCGAAAAGGGGGATTATGATGAAATTTGAGCAGTTCCACATCGAGGGAAAAGAAATCCGTTTTGGTTTGCTCGAGACGATCATGGATCATCATCATTTCATCCGTGAAGGTGCTTGGGACTACGAGCGTGCCACGTATGATATGAAATATGAGAAACAATCGACCGGCGAAACATTCTATCTTCGCTTACCTGTATACGCGATCGAAGGTCAAATCGAAGATCGTCACGCTGTCGTAAAAATGCTCACACCGATTTTAGGAAAGCATTATTACCCACACGGTGTTGAATACGATGAAGTCTTCCCAGAAGAAATCGTCCGCGACTGCGAACGTCGTCTAAAGGCACTCGCAGAAACACTAGAAGTCAAACCCCTTGCATAAGCGAAGGGGTTTTTCTTATGGTCTCTTATGATCTGAGATGAAAGTCGAACAAGGACTTTACGCCGACAGGTCCTCTGACTGGAGGATGGAACAACCTTTACTCTCATAATACACAATCATATCCTCAATCTTCTTCAAATCGTAACTCGAGATGCAATCTGATAGAACACTGACCTCATAGTCGGATTTCCGCAGATTGTAGCAAGTCGACTTCACACAAGCAGTAGCATCAGCACCAGTGATATAGAAGGTATCGATGCCATTTTGTTCAATAAACGTCGCAAACGCCTCGCTCGTCAAGGCGTTGCCCTTGTATTTCGTGAACACGTGGTCGGACATGATTTTCAAATCTGGTGCTAATTCCGCTCCTCGCGTCCCTGTTTTAAAAGTTCTAGTCCCTGCTGATAAATTTTCATGTCGGATATAGACGATATGTAACTTCTTTGCGACCGCCCAATCAATCGCTTTGTTAATGTTGTCGATGATTGCTTTATAATTTTTTGTGATGTCATTTTGAATATCAATGACGACCAACGCATGATTCTGCATGTTCCATCCTCCTCCAATATTAAAAAAACGAACCTTTGTTCGTCTTACTTCACATCATAACAAAATTCACTTCTGGAAGATATAGTCATGATCAACATAGCGTCTAGCATATAAAAAAGGGAGGCCCTTTACGGGTCCTCCCTTCGGTCATGTCGCTATGATGCTCAACGTCACATCGACCTGACCGAGTAATAAATCAAATTGGTCTCGGACATAGCGGTACAATCGCTCTGCCTCGACGAGTGATAATGGTGCAATGATTAGATAATCATAGTGGTCTTTCGAGCGAGAGACGACTTTCACTTCTTTCAAGCCAAATTCAATGGCGCTACAGGCAATCAAATCTTCAATCGCCCGTTCCGCGATCGTCACGTCTCCGTATGAATAGTCATTCCCAATCACAGCCATCGTATCATTCATGGTGATCACTCCTTTTCATTCGCGAGCACTTTCACGTCCTCCATGATAGATTCGATATCGACCGGGTCATCCCCTGCCGTTGCCATCTGAGCGACAGCACGTACATCATGGTGACGGTCGATGACGTACATCGTCGTCGCGTGCGTCACGAGTCCACTGTTCGCCTTGGAATAATAAAATTGAAGTTGACGCGTGATGCGGTCGATGTCGACCTGGTCTCCCGTCAACATCTTCCATCCCGTCGGCTCCGCTTGGAACGCCTCACCATAGTTTTTAAGTACGGGCACGGTATCCACGTCCGGGTCGACCGTGATGGCGACGAGTTCTACGTCTGAGCCGTATAAGTTCTCATCTTTTAATTCTTTTTCGAGCTTCATGAAATCACGTAACGTGAGCGGACAAATATCTGGACAGTTCGTGTAAAAGAACGTCACGATTTTCACTTTTCCATTATCGGAATTGTACGTCTCTTCATTTAATGCGTTCGTCAATGTGAACGGGGTTGGCTCTTGAATGACGGGTAGGTCGTCTTGATTGAAGAAAACAAAATACACGGCTACTCCGATGACAACAAGCGTCAAGACGGTCAAACCGACCGTCATATAGCTATTCCGTTTCATACAGCTCTCCCTCTCTATA encodes:
- the rsmH gene encoding 16S rRNA (cytosine(1402)-N(4))-methyltransferase RsmH; amino-acid sequence: MFEHETVLKMESIEGLNIKPDGVYVDCTLGGAGHSEEIAKRLTTGQLYAFDQDDVALAHAKERLAPYEGRVTFIKSNFVHLKEELQQHGVMKVDGVLFDLGVSSPQLDEAERGFSYNYDAPLDMRMDRSREFSAYHVVNEWSFGELARIFFTYGEEKFSKQIARKIEQARADKPIETTFELVDLIKEAIPAPARRKGGHPAKRTFQAIRIAVNDELNVFDRAVQDAIDLLAVNGRICVITFHSLEDRICKQVFKERSQYPPLPPGLPVIPEEFEPELKLITRKPIVASEGELEDNRRARSAKLRVAEKQK
- a CDS encoding DUF3397 domain-containing protein yields the protein MLVYIVSFPLILWFMVYMILRKIMPKSINSFKLACDTGVLLWFYACGVLLEAIVGTEVFLLFLAICCAIFPINAIWQRIRYEEVLFTKMFVHGWRLLFLLLVPTHAILFAIGVAREMIR
- the rsmD gene encoding 16S rRNA (guanine(966)-N(2))-methyltransferase RsmD, whose amino-acid sequence is MRVISGERKGTRLKAVPGTATRPTTDKVKESLFNIIGPYFSGGKALDLYAGSGGLGIEALSRGCDEAIFVDRQPKAVQTIQENLQTTHYEEKGKVYRQDAKAVLEQLKLKQESFKLIFMDPPYHAEEHVAFLQLIDESDMLIDIGVIVCEHGSDVTLPERVGRFERIKEQRYSDVITISFYEYASIEE
- the bshC gene encoding bacillithiol biosynthesis cysteine-adding enzyme BshC; the encoded protein is MKVEAFDALYTPTSPMIQVEHGYGRWLDYRGMDEVEKRAQEITGRSYEHLHEIVHILKQQQRQFGELSDRLVANLDLLEQREAYVMVTGQQVGVFGGPLFAVYKLLAVIKRAKQAEKKLGKPVLPIFWMATEDHDFAEINHVFTTQTFSRTLKKDALSTIPLAGKASVGELEFDRLKLELVQMAQQLLLNETETPYTSDLYNELIDLIQMSHSFAQFFGRMMRRFVGTDFLLFDPHTQDVRALERPMFRRLIEHQDALQHTLAHSYEEGMPSVELNKEAAHLFYHDGTRELLTKIDGVYTTKRGHRFTETELLSEIEAHPERFSNNVVSRPLMQEYLFPTLGYVGGPGEIAYWLQLRPLFHELGWKMPLLLPRLGGVIVSRNDEKKLRQESVTLEEYMKQPLPDYPFDDESFEAKLYAFRTLTEAVSQEASKHGRRFESKSKHVLEQLADEMRAEAKRNQYRLNARRIHLSTRLFPMDAPQERILSMVPILNRHGLDVFHRLKLVYEDSEAERCLFLV
- a CDS encoding YlbF family regulator, whose product is MIITEQTIALLDQTEELTDLIEASESFQTYIQTKAARRTSQEAKEIEREFLKMKEDYEYVQRFGKHHPDHDRIKKEMHLIKRRLDVQPEIAAFKKAERNLDKLLGEVSELLAHSVSPKIKVPTGNPFFDEGGCSGGGSCGGGGSCGCAV
- the coaD gene encoding pantetheine-phosphate adenylyltransferase — its product is MKRIAICPGSFDPITNGHLDIIERAAAIFDEVIVAVLENSSKAPLFDVEERLGLIRDVTTHLPNVSADAFGGLLVEYAAEREAATIVRGLRAVSDFEYELQIASINKKLNENVETLFMMTNSQYSFLSSSIVKEVAKYGASVSELVPEQVEVALRKKYQVSSGQ
- a CDS encoding YlbG family protein codes for the protein MDAPSKLNERIGIVVYVNSLKQLKALRRYANLYFVSKREKYAFLYTDLEGYETVIEQVKALPFVEAVVRSERPFVSETYETKLK
- a CDS encoding ketopantoate reductase C-terminal domain-containing protein — translated: MNSIKRIGIIGNGAVGLLMASLLADDYEVTVYGRNISSPDERLSITRTGMTNGSAHVSLKSSETLQETDEDIFFVTTKAHQVEGATERLTGKVPVFICSNGIAHLDYAKRRGFHLGIVEHGVTKSRGGIEHRGLGRIRIGSSTGLPPIQIKESPLQLVWEEDIEQVVIEKLFANAIINPITALCRVPNGALVNSPYREIAQSIYRELTPLFPQQVPYTYIESIIASTAENRSSMLRDIEEGRPTEVDAILKPVIEKAALTQNSLTVIPLLHKLIIGASASC
- a CDS encoding YceD family protein; protein product: MKWSIAQLLKLRNQGDGFTIDEMVELPELTQLHPDIRSIRPVHVHGDASFTSNQVTFNLKIQGDLTLPDARTLEDVTYEFDIESLEPFFLENGRYTEQFDDVNLPEGNTISLVPIVKELIMLDVPMQVYGNETDKTQVEGEGWTLTDDQPETQPKIDPRFAGLADLFSKKENEEG
- the rpmF gene encoding 50S ribosomal protein L32, with the protein product MAVPFRRTSKTRKRLRRTHFKLNVPGMNECPNCGEMKLSHRVCKSCGHYNGKEVTSK
- a CDS encoding tRNA(Met) cytidine acetate ligase, producing MQKTAIIAEYNPFHNGHYYQAQTARQETGADIMIAIMSAQFTQRGEPASFDKWKRAKAAVESGAIDLVIELPTQYGVQRADRFATAAVSIAEQLGCQTLSFGSESGDVDAILHAARADVEEMPIYKKELRQALQAGHSSAQASSHAFQTVYPTFDLTRPNNILAYHYAKAAKTIQLHTVKRLGADYHDPSLADVMSATGIRAHYLDSGEVRAVPKATEAMFRTQSMTHWELYWPVLQYKLRTLPLTTLTELVGIDASLAPRLIRAGLETSFDQALTAVSTRRYTRTAIQRAFVSVLLHWLKEEVPTLFDDVPYVRPLAFNEIGRLALRDVKQDLPIVSKFDARLDFEARVTEAYRLPLQNDELIEHRQRPQFIFSK
- a CDS encoding SepM family pheromone-processing serine protease produces the protein MKSLKIGLGLLVTVLLFLFVPLPYYISSPGAATSIEEFLTVQGGVKDEGELMMVTISQRRATPFWLVESWITPFTEANLSSRYLYDGESEADYDRRQKLLMDSSQQAAIQYAYKLAGKEVTVDFDGIYVSAPIPGSLAANILKPGDVITAIDGMSFATRGDFLKRVMEFDAGDEVRLTIERDGEERIVKTLIQPIDQSGDRVGIGIYEPLPVQEITANPEVNVSLTNVGGPSAGLMFTLEIYDQLTPGDLANGKRIAGTGTVDEEGNVGPIGGAWQKIVAADEEGAEVFFVPSGSNYEEALESRDRLDSDIEVVPVKTAEDAIRYLEKMN
- the ftsL gene encoding cell division protein FtsL yields the protein MPEAARKALQPQVTPNRNPIPQERPIPVPKRRTLTLFESILYPVMIGSVVMFGGITVSKHNEAYNIMRDTAAVNQQVDGVAKENEELKYEIAQLSSPERIYAIAEKLGMKFNEKNVKVID